The Cydia strobilella chromosome 13, ilCydStro3.1, whole genome shotgun sequence genomic interval CTACTTTAAATTTTTGGCTACAATAATTTCCGCTAGTACTTGTTTCTTCATATTCCTCTGTCAATGATATCAAGTTTATCATTTCCTTgaagaaatatgtatataaaataaaaaatatatattaggggacatcttacactgatcaacctagccccaaactaggcaaagcttgtactatgggtgctaggcgacgatatacatacttatatagataaatacatagaaacaacccatgacttaggaacaaatatttgtgttcatcacacaaataaatgcccttaccgggattccaacccaggaccatcggcttcactagcagggtcactacccactacaGCAGCAAGATATTTATACTAACTTCATTACATGCCATCATTCCTTCATTCCAATTACTACATTATCACTAGTACTGTTATTACTTTAAAGTAATGAAAAGTGTCCGGCCCTTCATAAAGATGCGTTTTATTGGATTTTAAATCGGAAATTctgattttgtattattttttgtctcaCCCTGTAAcagtaatatattataattataactcaCATAATTCAGTCATAAACTTAAGTTAGTCACCATAGTGATATTTATTGCTCTATAAGATTCCTTATAATTTAACTCTACACAAGTAGTCATGACTTAATTCCCAGTAAACATGAGAATTAGAGTAATAAACTATCAAAGCAACCAAATTATTCTAGTCTACGGCAATtcatttcaaaacattattataacttacatatgtaacaattatttatatgtaaccTATCGACTTTCCTCTTTGGATTTTTATCCActtaactatatttaacaattGAATGTTGACCCAGTTCACCCACCAAATAAGCAACAAGTCAACAGTTATTCCATGTTATTTCGAATATTTTGTACTGTTGTTCCAATTTATGTAGGACAGTTTTTTACTGCAAAAAGAATTACAACAAATAcgtgttataatttataataatcggTTTCGTAATGTAACAGATTGATTATAGGGACCCAAATAAAAATAGTGCTATGGAACCCAAAGTGGAAATTAAAGATTCACATTAATAACCATAGCTTTATAAACGCATACGCGCATATGTACCTTAAATTTAGTTTACAATTAACATTATTATTGGCTATTGCACTATAGACCACACTCGTCCCAAACTCCACAATATCTGTATACTGCAGTCGTCAGGACGTCAGGAGTTTTTAATAAGATTTATTTGCGGCTCAAAAAAGTTTGACTCTTTATATCTCATCATGTGTAATGTGTAAACTACAGCAATACCTACATCCGTCCacaaatttactttaaaaacttaatttttcagtttaatttcatatacataaaattaaattgatgTAGATAGTGGTCCCATATAGAGCTGATTGTTAATACTATTTAATTACAtggtttttcaaataaaaagatgccaaatacttaaatattattgaattataCACAAGAATGGATGCTTCAAAtcaattaaatgaaaattgtaGACACATTGCTAAACAAGATTACCACCTGCCAGTGCTTCATAGGCCAGGTCTGTGTATTATTGATGAAATGGTAGTAATGATTTACAGTACAATAATGagtttttaaatgttacatatGGAGATTACGTGAGGTGAGGCAGTTTAGCAACAATGGGCACTGGagggttaaatatatttttatcctGGCTAGCGAGAATAACTAGTGTCTAATATCGAGTACACTAAACTAGTTTGcttaataaaaaagataatcccATTTACTTCACAAAACATAGTAATGTATGGGAAATAtctatttttcaaataaaaagatGGAACCTGTATTGCCTAAGTTGACTAACATATGACAGCAAGTGCAAGATTTAACATAGTTAAATCTTCTTAAAAATCAGCATCAGACAcataattcatttttttaatataaaaatgataTCTAATTTTACAAAACATTGTCTAACTGTTATTCACAATTCACATTCACATTGAATGTTGTGCAATATTACTACTACATAAGATATCTTttgatttttatcttttatctcaTTTAATACAGATTgtgtgtataaaataaatacccaaCAAGAAAAACATCATTAATTCATATTAGGCACTGCAATTAGATAATAAAGGCATCttgtatatattaaattattactagctcattttgaaataaaaaaaaataaagactatagcaatttatataaagttaaaataggctttcaaattttaaattattatataaaactaaatacaGTTACCACAACACTAATAGTTTTAATATCCTTTATATTACTATAAATTCATTTACTATCTAATTCTTCACACATAGTTTTTGGTAATAAAGACTGAAGTTACTTCACTTCTTTCTTTACCGGTACAGCCTTGTCAGTGGGTTTGACAGGAGGTTTCACCGTGGATCATTTTTTCTTGCGATCCTGAGTACACTTAGGACAATACCATTTGCCTTTAGGCTTAATCTTAAGATCTACACATGCAAAGTGGAACCACTCAATGGGACAGTCAGGGTTGTCACAACCTATCATTTCTCCATATGAAACTTGGTGGCAGAGGCAGTAAGTGGGCTCGTTAGGGTCTACAGGCATATCGAGGACGTCACTAGGATGAGCCATGCCAGCAACAGAGTCCAAATCCGCATTTTCTTCTTGTTCTTTGACAGCACTGGCTGTTGTAGTTGCACCTTTGCGCTGTGCCTTCTTTTTGGCTGCGGATCTACCCGACGCGACCGCATCGTCCTCGCTGGAAGCTCCGACGCGCTTCTTCTTACCAGTGGTAGCAGCTGCCTTCTCACTGCCCTTATGCTTCTTCCTTCCCTTCTTAACAGTGGTCGTATTCGGCTCCTGGTCTGCGGCAGCTTGCTGCGCAGCTCGGGCGCTCATCACTTTCTCTTGAATTTCCGATTCGAACCGAGCAAGGTCAGAGTCAAGGCGCCGTATGTGTTTGTCCACCAACTCGTAAGTCTGTATTGCGAGCTGCACTTTATCATCGCCGTATTCCTTGGCCTTGTTAAACAGGCCCTGTATGGTATTAACCTTGTCTTTCTTCATTTCCTCGTCCATTTTCGGAATATTGGGCAATAGTTCGTCAGCCATAAGATCAATTGTCCTCATTAACCCGTGTGCCCTATCATCGAGGTCTCGCATTAACTTGAAATTTCTCTGTAATTCTATCGGCAGATGTTGAAGACTGTCCAGATAGTGCTCTAAATAAAGTGCTGAAGTCATTTTGCAAAATTTCGTAACGAGTCCTGGGTAACGATAGATTTCGATTCCAGATTTTGAAGCTTTACTGGTAGCTTACTGAAATTAGCACCACTTATATTTCAAGTCAAATAtgttataacaaatatttttcacattgaactaaatttaaacttgtcaaaaacactgcacTGAAAATTATCGGCATTTGTAGCAAGTAGCAAAATTACAAACTTTTCAGAATGAAAGGAATGCAACAAAAATGTCATGACTTGTCTATGGTAGCTTCACTTTCGCCTGTTTTCATGCTGGCAatgtcctttatttatttttcttttgtatttctCGGTACCATTATTTTGTGTAACGTTTAAgataatacaattattatatataaatttaaggAATCAACACAGCCCACTACAATTACTcgaaattaaacaataaaatttggaaaaagaactgagtatattttttagtaattattgcACTGGCAATATTTTGGtcataacataaacaaaactatTTCCGTTGAAATGAGCGCGAAACTGAATGCTATTTATCGGTTACGCGTTCAGGCTCAGCATCACTATTCGCTATTACGATTGGACACGTAAAAGGTACACGTACATAAtttaattagattaattagCGAGTGTAATTGCGCTGTGTCGCTTGATTTTGTGATAGAAGTACTGTCCTGAATAACCTCCAGACACAAATATATTGAAATCAGTACCTTATTGCGTCAGTTTTATTTTGCCCTCGGGAGGTCACGATGCCTTCTCTGGAACACATTGTGGCCTACAGATGGTAGACCTGGTACGGTTGATGAGAATGTTTTTTGCGGCATTATCATAAAACATTGGTCCATGATGGTACACATCAAGTAACAGACGATTACATATTTATCAAACTAGTCATATGCTCCACCTTTAGCGTGGAAACTACTAAACCGATTTTGATATATTTGTTTGAAGTCTCTTTCCAATTCCTTTGATTATAATTCCAATTCCTCTAACGTGTCTCTTAACTATATTGCGTCTCCAGACGCCACGACATTGAAGTTTAGAAACATTTCAGTATGTTTCTGCAGTTTTATTATTTGCAGGCATGTTTAAAAAGACAGTCGTAATTTTTAAAGGGGTTgaagattaaataaaactaaattgctattaatttaatttaaatcatattagcaaataaacaatttataaaatattttcttattagACGTAACTTGctttaacttaaaattataaacatttaaGAAAAAATGCTAATAAATAATCAGCGCTTGCCTGTATTTGGCAAAATAAAGAGGCGTTTACATaatctacataatataaaacatgctttatttattttcttactactatacttTACATGGCTTAGCACTAATCGTGATCATACATACAGTACACTAACCTATTCTACAGAGCGTTGCTCGTACCCCAAATAACGCAACGAGAGAATAAAAAAAGGCTTGGAAAATGCCAAAAAGGTTTGGAAACATTTATTACATTCATATAAGAACACAAGCTGCTCAGAATGTATAAAAAACATTTGTCCATGTGGAAAGTTTTTTGGTAAGAATTTAGGTGCTTTCTAGTGTCGAAAATAGAAATCCAATGATGtaagaaaaaacataaatactAAACTAGcattttaaaaatggaaaatatgtcTACCTAGTTACACTACCTTCATTACTTAGaaaaaatttggtacacattcGTTGctcttttttattaatattaaaattataaaatatttgtatagaGAGAATGCTGAGCAACAAAACACTTGGAATGCATATTATACTCATTACTCGTTCTCATCAGTATTGATCAGATAAAGTAATTATGTTAAAAGGGGCTGTtctgttatttattataaagtttGCCCATTGCATTTTTACAAggaattacaatacaattaaatgagaatatttttcgcttattataaaataaaaatcaggaAAAATACGACGTCGCCTTGCCCTCAGGGTCCTACCATATTCAAATGTGTCACACACTACTAATATTTTTGGTGTAACTCGTTGGTACTTTCACTAAATGAATACAAAATTCATTACAAATTGGAAGTTACTGATTTAACGTTGATCAAAATATACAATTGATATAATTGGCACTACATATACAGGTCACATATTATATGAAAATACAA includes:
- the LOC134746733 gene encoding inhibitor of growth protein 5 — its product is MTSALYLEHYLDSLQHLPIELQRNFKLMRDLDDRAHGLMRTIDLMADELLPNIPKMDEEMKKDKVNTIQGLFNKAKEYGDDKVQLAIQTYELVDKHIRRLDSDLARFESEIQEKVMSARAAQQAAADQEPNTTTVKKGRKKHKGSEKAAATTGKKKRVGASSEDDAVASGRSAAKKKAQRKGATTTASAVKEQEENADLDSVAGMAHPSDVLDMPVDPNEPTYCLCHQVSYGEMIGCDNPDCPIEWFHFACVDLKIKPKGKWYCPKCTQDRKKK